In Deinococcus carri, the sequence CGGGCAGTTCCCTGCGGTAAGAGCGGTGTCAGCCGGAGATTCGTACCCTGTATGGGCGCATGCTGTCGGCCTTTTTCGTCAACTTCTGCATCCTGGTGACGTTTACCAGTGCGGGGAGCCTGACCTTCACGGGCGATGACCGACACCACCTGTTGCGGCGTCTGCTGCGCTACCTGATCAGCGCGTCGGCGGGAATTGTCCTGGTGTTGTACGGGGTACCGCTGGGCGAGGGGGTGCGGGTGGATTTCCGGAGTGTGCCGGTCCTGCTGGCGGGCCTGTTCGGCGGCCTCCTGCCCGCGCTGGGGGTAGCCCTGCCCATCATGGTGTACCGGCTGTGGATGGGCGGCGCGGGCGCACCGGCGGGGGTCCTGTCCATTGTCCTGGTGGCCCTGCTGGCCAGCGCCCTGCACCGCCGCTTTGCCCGCAACCGGCTGACCTGGCAGGACGTCTGGGTCCCCTTCACGGTCTTCGCGTGCTCGAACCTCAGCCTGCTGGCAGTTCCCGGTTCCGGCTCCCAGCTGTTCAGAAGCACCTATCTGCTGCTGGTCGGTCTCCAGAGCCTCGCGGCCCTCGTCGCCTTCGGCGTGATCAGCCTGCGCTTCAGCACCGTCGGGCATACCAGCACGCTTCAGGACATCGCCTACCTCGACGCCCTGACCAGCCTCCACAACCGCCGCCGCTTCGACGAGGACCTACCCACGCTGAACCTGGAGAGCAACGCCTTTCTGCTGCTGCTGGACCTCGACCACTTCAAGCACATCAACGACAGCTACGGTCACCCGTTCGGGGATCAGGTGCTGCGCGAACTCGCGGGCCTGCTTCAGGAAGGCGTCCGGGGCACCGACCGGGTCTACCGTGTGGGCGGCGAGGAGTTCGGCGTGCTGCTGCAACAGACCTCCCCGGCGGGGGCGGAGGTGGTGGCCGAACGCCTGCGCGCCAGGGTGCAGGCCCAACTCGCCCAGCGGGTGGGGCGGCCCGACCTGAGCATCACCATCTCCGTCGGCCTCACACCCTGCGGGAGCGAACCGGCTGAAACTGTGCGCCGCGCGGACGCCCTGCTGTACCAGGCCAAACGGGCCGGGCGCAACCGGGTGATGGCCGCGTCCTGAGGTGCGCCTGGTGGAAACAGTCTTCCCCTTCGCCGCCCCCGAAAAGCCGAAGCGTGGGCGCAAGGCGAAACAACGTTTTGGGGTCAGAACAGGGGAGGAACCCGGCGAATCAGGACGAGGCAGGAAGAGGTAAAAACGAAAGAACCCCGGCTGAACCGAGGTTTTTCTGTGGTGGGACGTGTAGGACTTGAACCTACAACCCGCTGATTAAAAGTTGCCCTATCCCTGTTCTGCTTCATCCTTTCTTCTACTGAGTTATGCGTCTAGGAACGAAAATTCTTGGTTATTCTCTCCGCACATCTGGCCTCATCCGTCAGGTTCCGAGAGCAGTTGTGGCACCATTGTGGCACTTTTGCCCGTCTACTTTTCCTGGAGCTTCAACTTTCTTGCTGTTCTTCCGCACCCAGGACGGCAATACATCCGGTTTAACTCAGGAGTTGCACCTTGC encodes:
- a CDS encoding diguanylate cyclase, translating into MLSAFFVNFCILVTFTSAGSLTFTGDDRHHLLRRLLRYLISASAGIVLVLYGVPLGEGVRVDFRSVPVLLAGLFGGLLPALGVALPIMVYRLWMGGAGAPAGVLSIVLVALLASALHRRFARNRLTWQDVWVPFTVFACSNLSLLAVPGSGSQLFRSTYLLLVGLQSLAALVAFGVISLRFSTVGHTSTLQDIAYLDALTSLHNRRRFDEDLPTLNLESNAFLLLLDLDHFKHINDSYGHPFGDQVLRELAGLLQEGVRGTDRVYRVGGEEFGVLLQQTSPAGAEVVAERLRARVQAQLAQRVGRPDLSITISVGLTPCGSEPAETVRRADALLYQAKRAGRNRVMAAS